GCCTGCGCGGGCTGTGCCGCAGGGGAGTCAGCCAAGCGATGACTTGGTTGAGACTGTTGAACGGAAGGCGGCCTTGGAGACCGCACGAAAGGTGCGCTCTCTCTCGTCGAGACCCCATCAACCGGAGAGCCGGATGCGGGAAATCCGTCCGTCCGGTTCGGAGGGAGGGGTGACGCTCGTGTGTCATCCCTACCCCTATCTTCTTGAGTCCGCCGTGCCGCCAAGCCGCGCCAAAGACATTTGAAATTCGACCACGGATGGAGATTGCCCAGGATGGCTTTCATGGATGAGGGGCAGCGGATAGATCGAGGTTTGAGATTGGAAATTTGAAATTGCCCGTCACGGCATGGTCTTCGGGAGTTGGAGGGTGGTTCGGACCGTGCCGCCGAGCGACGAGATGATGTCCACGCCAAGCTTTGATCGGCCTTTTGCGCGCAGCGTGCAACGGACCTCCACCATGCCGCCGCTGCCTTCGAGGGGGCCGAGCGCGGTCGATTTCACTCCGGCTAGGAGGTCGTTTTTATCCACGTCAAACACGACGCGTGTCGGCAATACCTCGCGCGTAGTCGCGCCTTGGGCCAGAGCCGTGGGGAGATACCCGGTGTTTTCCACCTTCAAGATGATTTCGTAAATGGATTCGCCAAGATGTTTGGCTTCCGCTCGCAGGAAGCCGACGCGAGGCAACTTGTCCGCCAGGCTGGTCAGGAACTTCGCGTGCTTTTCCGCGAATTCATCGAGCAGCTTGGGCGGAGGATTGCTCCGGGCAAACGGCGCGAACCCGCCGATCTCGACTTTGCGCCCCGGAAAGTCAGGGTGCTCGAAAGCCTTCCATGGAACGAACAACTCCGCGGCGTTCGTGTCGATCCATTTGAGAAACGCGCGGTCTTCTTCGTTCCGTTTGTCAGCATCCGCCGGGGCTTTGGCGTCCGGCTTCAAGTCGCTTGCCGGTTTCTCGGTCTCTTTCTTCTCCTCCTTCTTCGGCTCGGACTTGGCGGGCGCCGCGGAGCTGTCCCTGGGTTTGTCGCTTCCTTTTTCCGTTTTGGCTTTCGCCAGCTCCACTTGCAGAGCCGGACTCCACGGCTTCGCGGCGAGCGAGAGCCGGCCGCGATGGTAATACATCCAATCGGAAAAGGTTCCCGGCTCGCTGTGGCCTTGAAGTTCCTTCTTCAGGCCGATGGCGTCGCGATAAGCTTTCCCCAACTCGCGATAAAACGGGAGGTCGCGCTCTTGAATCGCGGTGGGAGGCCGTTTGCCGCCCGGCTCGCCTTTGGGAGTCTGGATGAGGTTGTCGGCCGCGCCAAATGTAAAGACGATGCCAATGTTCGGGTAGTCCACGACAAAATCCGCCAACGCCCACGTCTCGTTCTCGCTGATCTGATGCAGGCCGCCGGCAGCGGCGAAGAACTGGTAATTGTAAGGAAAATTCCGATTCAGGTTCACGCCGCCGAGGCCGTCTTCATTCCACGCCTCGTCGCGATCGTTGTCGCGGCCCTCCAGGAGGTAACGCCATTGGCCTCGCTCGCCCTTGGATTTGTCGGCTTTCATGAGCAGCCTGGGCTCGTCCGGATCCAAAATGTATTCGCCTTCGGGATCCTCGATTCGCATCCAGGCGATCAGGCCGTCGCCGTTCAAATCCTCCGGGCCATCCTCATCGATTAACCCGTCGTGATCGTCATCGACCGGTTTGGCGTTGGTGGCCGATTCGCGCTTGGGCGAAGCGAAAAAAGATTCGGCGGCGTCCGGACTCAAGCGCGGGAGAATGTAGATCGTCGTCGAATCGAGCAGTTTCTTCACGGCGCCGGCGTTGGCGTAGCCCTCCGCGAGCTGGCGCATCCAATGCACGGCGCTGCTGGTGCCGGCCAAGTCATTGCCTTCGATCCCCGCGGCCACGAGCATCGCCGGCCGCCGCCGCCGTTCATCCTCCGCCCCGTTGCCCAGTTCCACCAGCCAGACGGGATTCTTTTCCTGGGTCTCGGCGGCCTGTTTCAGATGAATGAGGCCCGGGTGCGCGGCCTTGAGCGACTCAAGTTGCCGGGCGAGAGTTTGGGAATCGAGGTACTCGGCGGCTTGTGCGCAGAGAAGTTGCGCGAAAAGAAGCGCAAACGAGGTCAGAAAGGAGCGATGCATCATTTCCGGAGATTTGCCAGGCGCATAGTAGGGGGCGAGCAGAGCGTGTCAATGGCCTGCGATGGTGGGAGGCGAGTGGCGGAGGGTTCCCCTCCCGGGAGGGGTGTTGGGGTGAGTTGGTGGGGAGCCGCCATGGTTTTGGAATCGCGCATTGCCGACCGACAAGAGCCCGGCCTCACGCGGCAGCGTCTTGGAGTGCGGCAGTCCCCTAGTCCCCCGCCGCTTTGATCCGCGCGCGATCTCGAAAATCGCCAGAGGACTGGCGCACTCCAGAGCCTGGCGGTTCGTGGGAAGCTTCCTTGACCTCAGGGCCATGCACATGGTCCTTGAACCGAAAACCGTACGGACCGCAGCCTTCAGACTACTTCCACGCACTCTCCGGAGTCCAGTTGTCGAAGCGGCCTAAAGGCCACGGTCCGGAGGAATGGTTCGTGGGAAGAAGACAAACGGGACGAGCGCTTTTTGATGCCGAACACTCTTGAAGAGGCCCGCGTGCGCCCACGGCGCGTCAATATACGCCCAGCAATTGTCAAGAAACGTGCAGCCGACCGGGAGGCCGCCTTCTATTTTTTACCATGCGCTCGTCGAGTCGAAGACCAGTGAGTGCCCGTACCGCGAGTGCGTGAACACCTAGATCGAGAAAAGCCATGCATGCGAATCCCAACCATTCCATGAGTTCTGGTCCGAATTCGTTCGCGGAATTCAGATTCCTGGCCACCGTCAACACCCTGCGCAAATGTCCCTTGTTCGCGGACCTCTCCGTCGAGACGCAGCGCGAGATCGCGCAGATCAGCCTCGTCAAAATGCTCGCCAAAGGCGACTACCTGTTTCACGAAGGCGCGCCCGTCCACGGCTTCTATGTCGTGCAGAGCGGCGCCATCAAGCTGCACCGAGTCAATCTCAGCGGGAAAGAACAGGTCATTCACGTGTTCCGCACGCATGAAGTCCTGGGCGAGGAAGCCCTGATGTCGGATTCCGGACACCTCGCCGACGCCAGCGCCGCGGAACCTTCGCGGGTGTTGACCATTCGCAAGGCGGAATTTCTGGCTCTGCTGAAACGCCGTCCGGAACTGGTCTTCAGCGTGGTGAAATCTGTCGGCGATCAATTCCGTCTCCTGCTCGATTTGCTGGAGGATCTGACCTTGAAGGATGTCCCGACGCGCCTGGCCAACTGGCTGATCCAGCACTGCCCCAATCCGGACAGCCACGATCCCTGCACGATTGAACTGCCCATGGCCAAGCGTTTGCTCGCGTCCGAGCTCGGCACCGTCAGCGAGACGTTCTCCCGCACCCTGGCTCGTTTTCGCGCGGAGAAGCTTTTGACGATCAATGGCCGGGTCGTGACCTTGCTGTGTCCGAGCAAGCTGCTTCGGTTGGTGCGCGGCGGTTTTGGCCTGGATCGTTCGCCGGGGCAGCCTGCGCCTTGGAAGAGCGCTGCAAATTCGCACCATCCTTCGGATCTTCTTTCCCCCGCCCGGGACCGGGCTCGCGTTCCAGCGCGGAAGGTCAACGGCGCCGTGCCCGAATGGGCCATGGCAGCCTTGCCCTCGTGAGCGCGCCAACCAAATGATGCGCAGCGAAAGCCAAGAAAGGGAGAGTGCGCCCGAGCGAGATCGATCAGACTCACCCTTGATGAACAACATCGAGCGGCCCCTGGTGGCGGTTGAAAACAATCCGGAAGAATGCGCGGAGTTTTGGAAGCAATGCTTCACCAGCCTTCACCTGACCTCGCACCAACGGTTCCTGAACGCGTGCCATGGCGCCCCGGTGGATCGTCCGCCGATCTGGCTGATGCGCCAGGCGGGCCGCGTCTTGCCGGAATACCGCGCCCTCAAAGCGACGCATTCCTTTCTCGATCTGGTGCAAACGCCGGAGCTCGCTGCGGAAGTCACCTTGCAGCCGATCCGCCGCTTCGGATTCGATGCCGCGATCCTTTTCAGTGATATTCTCGTCGTCGCGGAAGCGATGGGCCAGGGGTATTGCTTCCGCGATCAAGGCGGCGTCGAAATGGCTTTCGCGATTCGTTCGGAGGCGGACATCGACCGGCTCGATCCGGACGCCGTGGTGGAGCGCCTGCAATATGTCGCGCGCGCCATCCCGTTGATTCAGTCTGAACTGGCCGGCCAAACCGCTTTGCTCGGATTCGCCGGTTCGCCATGGACGCTGGCCAATTTCATGTTGGAAGGCGGCAGCGTCAAAGAGTGCACCAAGGCGAAAGCGCTTTTCTATTCTGATCCCGCGTTGTTTTCGAGATTGCTCGAGAAGTTGACCCTGGCCGTCACGCGCTTCCTGCAATTGCAGATCGACGCCGGCGTGGATGGCGTCCAGATCTTCGATAGCCTGGGCGGTTTGTTGGCCGCCGACACGTTTGGCCCGGCCTCCGCCCGCTGGATCACTAAAATCATCGCTTCGTTGCCCAGCCAAATTCCGGTGATCGCCTTTTCCAAAGGGACGCATGGCAACTGGGACGTGCTCGCGCGGACGGGCGCCCAGGTGCTCAGCATCGACTGGACCGTCCGGTTGTCCGAGGCGCGCGCGCGCTTGCCGGGCCGCATCGGTCTCCAAGGGAACCTGGACCCGTTCATTCTGACGACGCGGCCGGAAATCGTCGCTGCGGAAGCGCGCCGCATTCTCGACGAAATGCGGGAAGAGAACGGGTTCATTTTCAATCTGGGCCACGGCGTTCCTCCGACCGCGCCGCTGGAAAACCTCGAAAGCCTGGTGACCACCGTGCAGGGCTTTCGGCGCGAGTTACATTCGAGCCCCATCAAAGGAGAGGCGTGAAGTCGCATCCGAAACTGCAACTCAGACCTTACGAGAGCGGGCGTTCACCCTGGCCCTCTCCCTCGTGTGTGTTTAGCGTGCCTTCCGCCGTAGCGCAGAGTTGCACTCTGCCGTATCGCCGATTTGCAATCGGCGGAGCGTCGGTGAGTTCCAGATCCCTGGAACTTGTCGAACCCTGCGGAATACAATTCCGCGATCCGGCAGATTACAAATCTGCGCTACGCGAAACAGATACTCTCCCTCAGGGAGAGGGAACGCCGTATCCCACGCTGGCGGGTGTCCCATGGTCTCAGTTCGGAGATTGCGCACCGCCAAATTCTCCCTCTTCCCTGGGGGGAACCAGAGGATATCAAAACCAGCGCCGCAAGTTCTGCTGGCAAGGATGCCATGAAGATCGACCTTGATCTGGTTCGCAAATACTCGGTCCCCGGACCGCGTTACACGTCGTATCCGCCCGCGACGCAGTTCAAGGATGTGCTCGCCAAAGCGGAGTTGCTGGACCGGGTTCGGATTTCCCAACGGAGGGCCGCGGATCTCTCCCTTTACTTTCATTTGCCCTTTTGCCGGTCGCTCTGCTGGTTTTGCGGCTGCACCACGGTCATCACGACGGCGCAGAACAAAAGCGCGGTCTATCTGCAGTATCTCCAAAAAGAACTGGACTTGATCGCGCCATTGATCCAGCCGGACCGGCAGGTCGTGCAACTTCATTTCGGCGGGGGGACTCCGACCTTCCTTCTGCCGGACGAAATCCGCGCACTGGGTGGCATGATTCATTCGCGGTTCAAAGTCGCCCGCGACGCCGAAGCCGGCGTGGAGATCGATCCGCGCACGGTCACGCCCGATCACTTGAAAGCGCTGCGCGAAGTCCGGTTCAACCGCGTGTCGCTCGGCGTTCAGGACAACGACCCGGTCGTGCAGGCCGCCGTTCATCGCATTCAACCTGCGGAACAGACTCAGCGCGTGGTGGGCTGGATTCGAGAGGCCGGCTTCGCCTCGCTGAACATCGATTTGATCTACGGCTTGCCGTTTCAAAGGGTGGAAAGCTTCGCGAAAACGCTGGATCAGGTCATCGCGCTTTCGCCCGACCGGCTGGCGGTGTTCAGTTACGCGCACGTGCCCTGGATCAAGCCCGCGCAGCGCGTCTTCAAGGAAAGCAACCTTCCGACGGCCGAGGTCAAACTCCAGCTCCTGAAACTGAGCATCGAGAAGCTGACCGCCGCCGGATACGTGTACATCGGCATGGATCACTTCGCGCGAGCCGACGATGAACTGGCTGTGGCGCAGCGCCAAAAGAAGCTGCAACGGAATTTTCAGGGCTACAGCACGCGGGCCGGCACGAATCTGTTCGCGTTCGGGATGTCCTCGATTTCTCAGGCCGACGGCATTTACTGGCAAAACAAGAAAGAGCTCCCGGCGTATTACGCGTCGCTGGATCAAAGCGATTTGCCTTTCGCGAAGTGCTATTTCCTGACCGAAGACGACAAGATCCGGCGCCAGACGATCATGCGGTTGATGTGCGATTTCGGGCTGGACTTTGCGGCGATGTCGGACGCGTTGGGAATCAAGTTTCGCGAGTACTTCGCCGCGGAACTGGCCTCCCTCAGCGATCTGGAAGCGGACGGTTTGGTGGAAATCACCGAAGGCCTCCTGGCGGTCACGACCCTGGGGCGGCTGTTGATTCGCAACATCGCCATGCGTTTTGACGCTTATCTCCCCAAAGACCACGAACGACGGTTCTCCAAGACCATATGAAATCCATCGCAATCATCGGCGGCGGGATCACCGGTTTGACCGCTGCGTTTCGATTGGGACAAAAGAACATTCCCACGACCCTTTACGAGGCGGGACCGCGCGCCGGTGGCGTGATCTCCACCGTGAGACGCGAGGGTTACCTCGCTGAGTCCGGGCCGAATTCGATCCTGGAAACGTCCCCGCTGATCACCGCTCTCGTCCGCGACCTGGGACTTGAGCCGCGCCGTTTGAATCCGGCCCCGGCAGCGAAGAAGCGCTACGTCGTCCGCGGCGGCCAGCCGATTGCTTTGCCCCAGTCGCCGCTCGGCTTTTTCACCACGCCGCTTTTCTCGGTGGGCGCGAAGCTGGGTTTGCTGGCCGAGCCGTTCGTGCCACGGGCTCCCGAGGCCCGCGAGGAGAGCATCGCGGAATTTGTCACGCGGCGCATCGGAAACGAATTCCTGGATTACGCGATCAATCCTTTTGTCGCGGGCGTTTACGCCGGGAACCCGGCTCAGCTTTCCGTGCGGCACGCCTTCCCCAAACTCTACGCGCTGGAACAAAAATACGGGTCCTTGATTCTGGGCCAGTTCCTGGGCGCGCGGGAGCGGCGGCGGCGGGCCGAAGTGTCCAAGCAGGCGGCCAAAATGTTTTCTTTCGACGACGGCCTGCAAGTGCTCACGGATACCCTGGCGGGACGGCTGGCGGATCGCATCCGGTTTTCGACGCCGGTCGTCCGTTTCCAACAAACGAGCGAGGGCTGGAGGGTCACGGTCAGGCAGGAAGGCTGCGAGGAGACGCACGATCACGCCGCCGTTATTTTCACCGCGCCGGTCCATCGGTTGCCGGAGATGCAATTGCAGTCTGAGCGCTACTTGAATTGGGCGCCGCTGTCGCAGATCAATTACCCGCCCGTGGCCAGTGTCGCCCTGGGATTCCGACGCGACGACGTGGCGCATCCGCTGGACGGATTTGGCGTGCTCATTCCCGAGAAGGAACAATTCAACATTCTGGGAACACTTTTCTCCTCGTCGCTCTTTCCGAATCGCGCGCCCGCCGGGCACGTCACGTTGACGAGCTTTGCCGGCGGCACGCGCCACCCGGAGCTGGCGATGCGCGGGGCCGAAAAATTGGTGCGCATTACCCTCCAGGATCTGCGCGCGTTGTTGGGCGTCGCGGGCCAGCCCACGTTCCAACACATCGCGCTTTTCCCGAAGGCCATTCCGCAATACGAAGTCGGCTACGGACAGTTCGAGGAGCTGATGCGGGAGGTCGAAGAAAAGGCGCCGGGCTTTTTCCTGGCCGGCAATTATCGCCGCGGCATTTCGCTCGGAGACTCAATCGTGTCGGGTCACCACGTCGCGGAGTCGGCCGAGCGGCATTGGACGACCGCATTGCCGAAAGAAGCGATTCAGGTCCCGAAATTCTCGACCGAACTGGCCGCATGACAAGACAGGGAGTTTTGCTGATCAACCTGGGGTCGCCGGATTCCCCCAGTGTCCGCGACGTGCGCCGGTATCTCCGCGAGTTTCTCATGGATGGCCGCGTGCTTGACGCGCCGTATCCGGTGCGGTTTTTCGTGGTGAACTGCTGCATTCTGCCGCGGCGTCCAAGGGAATCGGCCGAAGCGTACCACAAGATTTGGGGGCCGAACGGCTCGCCGCTCGTCGATACGAGCCGGAAGTTGCGAACGCTCTTGCAAGAGCGCGTCTCTATGCCGGTTGAACTCGCGATGCGCTACCAGAACCCGTCAGCCGACGCTGCCATCCGCAACCTGCGCGCTCAGGGCGTGGACGAACTGTTGCTCATCCCGCTTTTCCCGCACTACGCCATGTCCAGCTACGAGACTGCGGTGGAACGAGTGCGCGATGCGGTCCGGCGATTCGCCCCTCGGATGGAAATGACTGTCGTGCCGCCCTATTATGACGCGCCGGAATACATCGAGGCGTTGGCCGCCAGCGCCGGGGCTTACCTGGACCAGGGCTACGATCACTTGCTGTTCAGTTTTCACGGATTGCCCGAACGTCATTTGCGCAAATCCGATCCGACGGGCTGCCACTGTCTGAGGGCGCAGAATTGCTGCGCCGCGCCGAGTCCGGCGCATCGAACCTGTTATCGGGCCCAGTGCCTCAAGACGGTGGCCGCGTTCACGCAGCGGACGGGTGTGACGAAGTATTCGGTGGCGTTTCAATCCCGGCTCGGCAAGGAACCCTGGCTCCAGCCCTACGCAGACCAGGAGATTGTCCGTCTGGCCCGGAGCGGTGTGAAGCGATTGCTTGTGATCTGCCCGGCGTTTGTCGCGGATTGCCTGGAAACGATCGAGGAGATCGGGATGCGCGGTCGGGAACTTTTCTGGGAGGCGGGCGGCGAGGAATTCGCGCTCATCCCGTGCTTGAACGATCACCCGGTGTGGCTTGACGCGCTGCAAAGAATGGTGGATCGGTTCGTGGACAGTGCGGCGTCACAAAGGGCATTGCTCGCCCGATCGTGATTCGTTGCCAAACTGATTTCCGAAAGGTGGGGCAAGGCACGGGAGAGAATTCCAGGGCGCTTCAGGTCACGGCTGATTCAAGAATCTCGCGAAAGGAGCGCGGGCAGCCTGCCCGCCCGCCTCTCTCGAAATCTTCACGCAACCCGCGCGGGCAAGCTGCCCGCGCTCCTTCTTGAATCAGCCGTGGCTTTAGGTTGTTTAATAAGTTTTTGCTATTGCGCCAATGCGGGGCGCTTGATTTAGTAGGCCGCGTTCCGATCACTCTCAATCGCCATGAAAACAATCTATGTTTCCTCCCTTGCTTGCGCCCTGGTGTTGTCCACCGGAACTACTCAGGCGCAACCTATCGACATCTCCACTTTCGACACAACCGCCAAAGGGGCGTGGTCCGAGCCGGCGCGCACGACGCTGGCTGTTCCCAAAGTCCCGAATGACTCCGTGAAACTGGACGGCGCCGCCACGTCCCAGGAATACGGCGGGTTCAAGGGCGTGACGGTTGATCCCGGAGTCAACGCCTGGATTCTCGATTTCCCCGCGGATCGAGCCTGGGATGGCGCGGCGGATTCGAGTTTCACGTACTGGCTGGCTCACGATGACGATTATTTCTACGTCGGCGTGCACGCGAAGGACGACGTCGTCACCAGCGACGATCCCAACACCGCTTTCTGGAAAGACGATGCGATCGAGATTGTGGTCGACGCGCTGGCGGACCGATTGGACAACAACACGGACACCTCAAAGGATCCCATCGGCGGCCATAGCTACGTCAATTTCCAGGGCCGTTTCTCGGCCTGGGATGAGGCCGGTTCCAAGATCGGCGCCACGACGTGGGCCACGGCGGTGGATTGGAAATACGGGGAAACGGGCGACGTGTTTGGCTTTGGGAAATCCGTCGCCGGCGGCTGGCAAATGGAAGTTCGCTTCAAGAAACGGTTGTTCGAGGACGCCACGGCCGGCAACAAACTCCGAAACGGCTACCGCATGGGCTTCAACATCGGCATGGACGACGACGACAAGAAAGGCATCGGCGCCAGCGGCAACAAATCGCGCTCGCAGGATTTGGAAATCCAATACTGGTGGGCCAACCGGGAGCGCAGGAAAGGTTTGACCGCTGAAGTGCTGGCCGGGCTAACTCCGGCCGACAAAGCCGCCAAACGCGGACCGGATTCTTACCTTCAGACCTTTGAATTGGGGATAGATTCCGCCGGACGGCTCGCGCACGGCGGGACCGGAGAGATCATTTTCGGCTTCGACACCCGATCCTCGGGCAAGATCCTTTTCATCACATCGAACGCCGGAACTCCGATCAATGCGGATCCCGCGTTGATCGCGCTGCTGGAGGCCAAAGGTTATACCGTGACGTTGCTGACGCCGCCTGGCACGGCGGATGAACTTCGCGCCGCAACCAAAGGCCAGGATCTCGTGATCCTCTCGGAAACCATCGGCTCCACTTCCGTCGTGGATCCGGTTGGCCAGGGCACCGGCATCTTCAGCTTGAAGAACAGCGACATCCCCATCATTTCCTTCGAGCCTTACATGTGGGACAACGCCGATTGGGTGAAGCGAACTGAGGACGGCTCGAATGATTTCATGACCTGGGGCAATTCGGGCCGCACCGAGGCGGACGTTGTCGGCCTTCTGGACGCAAGGGACAGCCTCCAAATCATGAAAGCAGGGCATCCTCTGGCCGCTGGTCTGACGGGCAAGGTCAAAGTGTATGACGTGCTCTATAGTTTGAATTACGGCATTCCTTCGGCGGACGCCGATGTGATCGCCTCCATCACCGCGGATGGCAAATTCCCCACTATCTTCGTTTATGAAAAGGGCGACAAACTCGTGGACGGAAGTGTGTCCCCTAATCTCCGCATCGGCATGTTCCTGGGACAAAACGCCAATCCCAACGCCAACACCACGCTGGCCTACGAGGACCTCTCCGCAGCCGGGCGAGCTTTGTTCCTCGGCTCGGTGGAGTATGCTCTCCCGCGCAAGGCCGTCCCGACGCTCTCGCTGGCGCGCAGCGGCACGGACCTCGTCGTGACTTTCGGCGGCGGCACCCTTCAAAGCGCCGACGCGGTTACCGGGCCGTGGAAGGATGAAACCAGTCCAAGCCCCCTCAAGATTCTGCCTTCGGCCGGGGCCAAGTTCTACCGCGTGAAGGGCAACTGACCGTTCGAGCGCCCTGAAACCGGAGCGCGGCGTTCATGCCGCTTCGACGTCCAAAGCCCCGGTCGCATCGAACCTGGATGCGGCGTAACCCACAGTTACTGATCAGTATCAATGGTGGGGCGAGCCTGCTGCCGAGCTTTTCTACGATGGCATTGGCTCGGCCGGAGCCTCGCCCCACTTTAACTTGGAGTTACCGTGAAACACTCTCTGCGTTTCTTCTCGATTGGCCTGCTCGTAGCCGCGCTCGAAGAGTTCATTACCCAGGGCGTTCTGAAGAAATCCTACGGCGGGTGGATCATTCCCACGATCGTGGCGTTCGTGCCCTTTCTGGTGCTGGTTCGCGGCATCGCCTGGGTGCTGGAGAAGTGGCTGACCGAAGCCGGAGCAGTCTTGATCTACTACCTGAGCGCCGGCGCCATTGGCCTCCTCGTGGAATGGTTTCTCATCGGGCTTTCTCCGTGGCGGGACCCGAACGCGCCCGTGTCATTGCTGGTCCCCTTTCAACTGGGCATGTTCAGCTTTTGGGGCGGCGTCGCTTTTGCGCCGAGATTGATCCTTGACCGCAGGGAAACTGTTTCGCGTCTGCGGAAATCGTATTTGCGGTTTCTGATTCTCGGAATGGCAGTGGTTTACGGCGTGACCTTCGCAGCGCCGCAGAAAGCCCATTTTGCTGCCGGCATCCTCTCGGTGCTCATCCTGTTTCTCGGTCTGAATTTCTTCTATGCCCGATATCTGGCGCTTCTAATTTGTGATCAAACAGGAGAGCACAAAGCAAACAGAGGCTGAATCGGGCGCAAAGGCATCTGAAACCTCAGTGGTTTGCGAGCCGGCATGTCGCGTTGTCACCGGACTCCGTTTCTCCGTTGGCTCCTGTTGAAAATCCAGCCAGCGAAACTGCGTTTCCTGGCGCCAGCGATTCTCATTGACTCGGAGCGCGCCCATCTTGGGCGCAGCGCGCAGTGAAATCCGAACGCGACGGGCTATTCCACACCGTTTTTGCCAGTCTGGGAGCGCTGCGGCCTGGAAGGTCGCGCTCCAAGCACGCCAAAATGAGAATTGCTGGACACGCGCAGCGCAGATTTGACATCAGCACGGGCTTCGCAAAGACTGCCCGCCCTATGGCTGAACCGAAAGGCAATGAGTTGATGGAAAAAATCGTGTCGCTGTGCAAACGGCGCGGGTTCATTTTCCAATCCTCCGAGATTTACGGAGGCATCAACGGCTTCTGGGATTACGGCCCGCTCGGCGCGGAACTCAAACGCAACGTAAAGGAACTCTGGTGGCGCACGATGACGCAGCAGCGCGACGACGTCGCCGGCCTCGAAGCCACCATCATCATGCACCCGCAGATTTGGAAGGCCAGCGGGCATGTGGATACGTTCAGTGATCCGATGTGTGATTGCTTGCTGACGAAGAAACGGTTCCGGGCGGATCAGATCGAACCCCAGTCAGGTGTTGTATTTCATTTCATCGACGCTATTGAAGCCGCCAAAGTCATCTCCGAGGCAAACGACCTCATTCCTAAGTTGCCAGATGGAGAAAAACAGGAAACACTCAAGACCGTCGAGAAAGCCGTTCGGTTGCTCAAGAATGCACTGGGTGTAGCAAAGGATGAGATCATCGAACCGAGTCGCTTGGTGGCAGCGTTTGTTCAGAAGTACGGGCGTAAAGGAAATTCATCCGGACGGCCGTATTCGGTGCTCGTTTCAAACGAAAGCGAGTTTCCTCGCGCGGAGCGTGTCGCACAGGATTTCTATCGACTACAGGGACTAGTTGCTCCCGTCGTTTTTCGCGGCGGCTCAGAAAGAGTGCAGAACTCTCAGCGCTTTAACCCGGAAAACGGCTCGCTGCTGACCGAGCCTCGCCCTTTCAATCTGATGTTCAAGACCTACGTCGGCCCCGTGGCGGACGAGGAGAACGTCGCTTACCTCCGCCCGGAGACCGCGCAAGCCATCTTCGCCCAGTTCAAGAACGTGCTGGAGACCTCGCGCCAGAAAGTGCCGTTCGGCATTGCGCAAGTGGGCAAGGCGTTCCGCAACGAAGTCACGCCGCGCAATTTCACGTTCCGCTCCCGCGAATTCGAGCAGATGGAACTGGAGTTCTTCATCCGCCCCGATGAAGCGGTGGAAGCGGTTGCCGGCCGCGTCGCCTCTTCGAGTGAAATCGCCAGAAGCCAATCGCCAACGGCCGATCCGCAGCCCGATTGGGGCTGGGAAGCCTGGCACAAATATTGGGTCGAGGAACGCATCCGATTTTACGAAAGCATCGGCCTGCCGCGCACGACGCTCGAAGAATACTGGCAGAAGCCGGAGGAACTCGCGCATTACGCCCGTGCTTGTGTGGACATTTTA
The genomic region above belongs to Verrucomicrobiota bacterium and contains:
- a CDS encoding uroporphyrinogen decarboxylase; the encoded protein is MTSHQRFLNACHGAPVDRPPIWLMRQAGRVLPEYRALKATHSFLDLVQTPELAAEVTLQPIRRFGFDAAILFSDILVVAEAMGQGYCFRDQGGVEMAFAIRSEADIDRLDPDAVVERLQYVARAIPLIQSELAGQTALLGFAGSPWTLANFMLEGGSVKECTKAKALFYSDPALFSRLLEKLTLAVTRFLQLQIDAGVDGVQIFDSLGGLLAADTFGPASARWITKIIASLPSQIPVIAFSKGTHGNWDVLARTGAQVLSIDWTVRLSEARARLPGRIGLQGNLDPFILTTRPEIVAAEARRILDEMREENGFIFNLGHGVPPTAPLENLESLVTTVQGFRRELHSSPIKGEA
- the hemN gene encoding oxygen-independent coproporphyrinogen III oxidase, which translates into the protein MKIDLDLVRKYSVPGPRYTSYPPATQFKDVLAKAELLDRVRISQRRAADLSLYFHLPFCRSLCWFCGCTTVITTAQNKSAVYLQYLQKELDLIAPLIQPDRQVVQLHFGGGTPTFLLPDEIRALGGMIHSRFKVARDAEAGVEIDPRTVTPDHLKALREVRFNRVSLGVQDNDPVVQAAVHRIQPAEQTQRVVGWIREAGFASLNIDLIYGLPFQRVESFAKTLDQVIALSPDRLAVFSYAHVPWIKPAQRVFKESNLPTAEVKLQLLKLSIEKLTAAGYVYIGMDHFARADDELAVAQRQKKLQRNFQGYSTRAGTNLFAFGMSSISQADGIYWQNKKELPAYYASLDQSDLPFAKCYFLTEDDKIRRQTIMRLMCDFGLDFAAMSDALGIKFREYFAAELASLSDLEADGLVEITEGLLAVTTLGRLLIRNIAMRFDAYLPKDHERRFSKTI
- a CDS encoding Crp/Fnr family transcriptional regulator, whose amino-acid sequence is MHANPNHSMSSGPNSFAEFRFLATVNTLRKCPLFADLSVETQREIAQISLVKMLAKGDYLFHEGAPVHGFYVVQSGAIKLHRVNLSGKEQVIHVFRTHEVLGEEALMSDSGHLADASAAEPSRVLTIRKAEFLALLKRRPELVFSVVKSVGDQFRLLLDLLEDLTLKDVPTRLANWLIQHCPNPDSHDPCTIELPMAKRLLASELGTVSETFSRTLARFRAEKLLTINGRVVTLLCPSKLLRLVRGGFGLDRSPGQPAPWKSAANSHHPSDLLSPARDRARVPARKVNGAVPEWAMAALPS
- a CDS encoding ferrochelatase produces the protein MTRQGVLLINLGSPDSPSVRDVRRYLREFLMDGRVLDAPYPVRFFVVNCCILPRRPRESAEAYHKIWGPNGSPLVDTSRKLRTLLQERVSMPVELAMRYQNPSADAAIRNLRAQGVDELLLIPLFPHYAMSSYETAVERVRDAVRRFAPRMEMTVVPPYYDAPEYIEALAASAGAYLDQGYDHLLFSFHGLPERHLRKSDPTGCHCLRAQNCCAAPSPAHRTCYRAQCLKTVAAFTQRTGVTKYSVAFQSRLGKEPWLQPYADQEIVRLARSGVKRLLVICPAFVADCLETIEEIGMRGRELFWEAGGEEFALIPCLNDHPVWLDALQRMVDRFVDSAASQRALLARS
- the hemG gene encoding protoporphyrinogen oxidase, with amino-acid sequence MKSIAIIGGGITGLTAAFRLGQKNIPTTLYEAGPRAGGVISTVRREGYLAESGPNSILETSPLITALVRDLGLEPRRLNPAPAAKKRYVVRGGQPIALPQSPLGFFTTPLFSVGAKLGLLAEPFVPRAPEAREESIAEFVTRRIGNEFLDYAINPFVAGVYAGNPAQLSVRHAFPKLYALEQKYGSLILGQFLGARERRRRAEVSKQAAKMFSFDDGLQVLTDTLAGRLADRIRFSTPVVRFQQTSEGWRVTVRQEGCEETHDHAAVIFTAPVHRLPEMQLQSERYLNWAPLSQINYPPVASVALGFRRDDVAHPLDGFGVLIPEKEQFNILGTLFSSSLFPNRAPAGHVTLTSFAGGTRHPELAMRGAEKLVRITLQDLRALLGVAGQPTFQHIALFPKAIPQYEVGYGQFEELMREVEEKAPGFFLAGNYRRGISLGDSIVSGHHVAESAERHWTTALPKEAIQVPKFSTELAA